CCAGGTAAGGGAGTCTTGGAGTTGATCCAATGATGCTGTTTGCTTATGCAAGCACTGTCCAGCCCACTGCTGGAGTTGGGACCATCTGCTTACAGACATGCGAACTTGATATTTAGAGAGGGCACGGGGTTCTCTGAAGGGTACACCATTATTTCCCTGGATTTTCACCAGGATAAAAGGGACATATCAGTTGAACTTaaatgagcctggctggtgttgctcagtggttgagcatggacccatgaacccagaggtcacaattcaattcctggtcagggcacatgcccgggtttcgggtttgatccccagtagggggcgtgcaggaggcagccgatcagtgcttctatctctctatccctcttctttcctctctaaaatcaataaaaacatattaaaaaagaaaagaaagagaatggtgCCCTCTTAGCTAGTTTGACAGTGGATCTCATTACAAAAAGGTGGCAAAGATCCTGGTGGAAAGGCCCCATCTTAGAACAGGACGTTTAACCACAGGGCTTAATACGACTGCCCCAAACGCCACAGCCCCCACACGCGGTGCAGGGCTCCTGGGGGGTGCAGACAGGTGTGCCCCCGCCTGCCTCTGCGCGCACCGCCATGGGGAACCCAGGCTGTCCTACCTTCTTCACAGATAGGTCGTGGTCCAGGTCACTCCCCGAGTCCTCCTCgggctcctgctgctcctgcagGTCCTTCATCTTAATCAGCAGCTCCGCCTTGGGGGCCGATGTGCTGTAGTACGCGGAATTGGTGGCCAGGGACACGGCTGAAGGCACGCTGGGCTCCTCTCTCCTGTAAATACGCCAGAACCTCAATTATCTGCGATCATGGGCACCAACCCACGGTCACCCGGCAACCGGGGCTGCGACAAATGATGGCGCCCTCGGAAGGACACTAGCCAGGGAGACAGGCAGCAAAAGAAGGACAAGGTAAGGTCAGGACTGAAGATACCTTGCCAGATGGATATTCAACAAGGCTAAGGGGCAGGGTTTctaaaaagcggggggggggggggaagagggggtttggggggaggcTGCAGTAAGTAAGGATGTCTAAAGTCTCCACCCGGgctctagccagtgtggctcagtggatagagggtcctgggaccaaagggtcctgggtttaattgcGGTCAAGGTCACGTACTTGGTTgaaggctcctcccgggcccggggccctggtcagggcgtgtgcaggaggcaacccatcaatgtgtctctctcacatccgatgtttctctctgtctttccctctctcttccattcgccctaaaaatcaatggaaaaatatcctcgggggataaaaaaataataataaaaataaaagtctctgCCCGGGACAGAAGAGTGCAGGCAGACAGTTTCCCCCGGCGGTGTCGGAGGTGTATGAGGACGACGTGAGTGCCACTTCTAGGAGAGGCACCCTCACCCTGGCCGggggctcagctggttagagcatcgtccccaaACACCAAGagtgcgggttccatccccagtcagggcacggaCAAGAGTCCactaatgaatgtataaataagcaGAACACCGGACccatgtccccctctcccccttcctctctctaaagtgaATCAATAAATCATGTGATGCCCTACCCCGGCACTGCAGCCTACTGTTGTGAAAGGATGATcgtggagcctggctggtgtggcttagtggtggagcgtcaacccatgcatccaaaggtccctggttcgattcctgggcagggcacaccctgggtttcaggctccatccctagtatggagcgtgcaggaggcagccgattgatgcctctctcatcactgatatttctctctctctctccctctcccttcctctctgaaatcaataaaaatataatcaaaaaacaaacaaacaaaaaactgtgtgcggccctagtcagtttggcccAGTGGTTGGAGagtcggccctcagactgaagggttcccgggtcaattccggtcaagggcacatgctttggttgcaggttcaatccccgaccccagttggggtgcatgcgggaggcaaccaattgatgtgtctctctcacattaacgtttctgtttctctctctctccctccctctctctctaaaaaatcaatgggaaaaaactatcctcaggcgaggattaattTATGTACATACACAGACGCCCCTGGCCCTTTGTAACCCACGAGACCCCGTAGACGCACAGCGGGCACTCACTTGTCCTCCGCGGCCCTGGGAGAGGGGACCTTGGGCAGCAGCTTCCGGCGCTGCTGCGCTTCCTCCAAGAGCTGCTGATCCTTGGGGAAGATGCCCTCCATCAGGTCCATGGTGGTCCTGACCTTCACGCTGGGGTCCAGGATGTCCGCCAGGGACCTGTCCTTGCACACGATCTCCCGTGCCAGCTCCTCCGACTTCAGGTCCTCGGCGGtcctctccctggccttcccgtAGCTGAGCGCAGGTGGGGAGGCCCGGCCgtcgggggcggcggggggctgggcccggggctggggctcGGTGCCTGGGCGGCTGTACAGGCAGAAGCGGGAGTAGGACTGCTCCGACGTGCTCAGCGTCTTGATCTGGTCTCTCTCCAGCCCGCTGGGCAGCGCGGGCGGCTCGGCAGCACGGGCCAGGCCCTGGCGGCTCTCCCTCTCGGGCTGGCTCTCCGAGTGCACGATCTTGATGGGCACCATCTTCACCGTGGTGTTGTCGATCACCCGCTCGATTCTGCCAACAGAAAAGCCGGGCAATGAAAGGCAAGGCGCGCCCGGGCTGGCTGGTGCCACTCGGCGCCTGCATGCCGCCACCCAGCACTTGAAGCCACCCTTCGCGCGGCTGGCATACCAGGGAGCCGAGGGCCTGGCACCAAACGGGAGCACTGCTCCCCTGTTATCTGGACTGAGTCACTAAGCACAcactttgcttttgttttgtttttgaatcctcacccgaggatatttttccattggtttttagagagagcggaagagagaggaaaagatagagagaaacatcgatgtgagagacacacatccattggttgcctcctgcatgagccccgaccagggcctgggccagggaggagcctgcaactaaggtacctgcccttgactggaatcgaacccgggacccttcagtccacaggccaatgctctatccactgagccaaaccggctagggccacacttttccttttaaaaaacagtttcttGGTACAAGAAGCTGGACAGCACCTGGAATCCCTacaggaaagagacagaaaatggaaagaaacagcCTGGACAACAGAACGGGGCTGCGTCCAGGACACCCTGAATGCTGGCTGGTGCCCTGGGCTGCGCCTCACAGGACCACGCCCCGGGGGACCCTGCGAGAGGGGCCACCAGGACCCTGTTCCAAGTCTTTTCACAGGACCTATCGGAGACAGAGCGCCACCGCCTGGCgcccaggaaggaagggaaaatccAGCCCAAGTCACAACCTTGGGCCGGCTCTCCGAGTGCACGATCTTGATGGGCACCATCTTCAACTAACTCAGTGGCTTAACGTCAGATCTGCAACGTGAGCCTAACAGAGCTGActctatggcagccgtgggcaaactacagcccgcgggccggatccggcccgtttgaaatgaataaaactaaaaaaaaaaaaaaaaaaaaaaaaaagaccatacccttttatgtaatgatgtttactttgaatttatattagttcacacacacactccatccatgcttttgttccggccctccggtccagtttaagaacccattgtggccctcgagtcaaaaagtttgcccacccctgctctatggaGTACGGGgtgctgcacgccccacattacCTGATGTCACACCctgtccctggggctgggagcaCAGGAGGGATCTCTCCCGCTCATGAGGGtgtggtgtgcaggctgacaagAAACAGCTGTGCATTTCCTTCCCGTGTAGTGGAAACCAGGAGGAGCAGATGTGTTTAATCTAGGGGTTCGCAGATGGTCCCCATAATGCTGCCTTCGTGAGTAGATTTTAAAAGGCTAGTtgtgctgccctggctggcatggctcagtggttgagcgtagacctatgaaccaggaggtcacggtttgattcccggtcaggtcacatgccctggttagagcaccagcccatgCACCAAGGGTTTTGtgttcgattcccgatcaagggcatgtacctgggttgcaggttttattCCCAgccgggtcaggacacatgctcccAGAaggtaaccaatccatgtgtctctttcacattgatgtttctctccctttctcctcctccctccctccccttcactctctctaaaaatcaatggaaaaaatattcacaaaaaataaagcaaaaaaatctAGACAAAAAGGGGTATGGACATAGTGGACATTACGAAAAACACCAATTTCAACCAAAGGTCTCATGTCAGGGTTACACTGGGTTATGATCACAATCAGAAAGCGCTTAGAAATAAACACAGCCCTTCCCCCTAGGTGCCTGCAGGTATCGCACATATAAGGTTTGGGGCTTGGATGAAGGGGCTGAGGGTGTTCTACTCCCTCCTTCACAGCAGCTCCCCAACAAGTTAGAAATCCAGGGACCGCAGGAGTTCTGGGCCCCTCCGTGCTATTTCCAGACCAAGGGAAAGTCTGACTTCTGGGGCAGAGCAAGGCACTGGTCATACACCGCACAGAGAGGGCGCGCACCGGGCAGGGAGAGTGCGCACTGGGCAGGGAGTGCAGGCattgggcagggagggcaggcattgggcagggagggcaggcactgggcagggagggcaggcactgggcaggaagggcaggcactgggcagggagggtgcgcactgggcagggagggcaggcatTGGGCAGGGAGGGCACGCACCGGGCAGGGAGGGTGCACGGAAAACCTCCCACAGGCGGAAGGGAGCCTGTGAAAGGGGAAGAATGCAGAGGCCACCTTCCCAGGGCTCTACCTTGTTGAGCTGTCATCCTGGATGAGCAGGGGGGGCTTGTCCGTCAGCTTCTGGGGGGCGAACTGAGGAGAAGGGGAGCGCGAGGTCTCCATGGCGGATGTCTGCAAGGGCCGGAACTTGGAAGGCAGCAGGGCTTCTCGCTTCGGACAGGCTGGGTGCTCATCTACAcgctgcctgtcctgctcccCGGGGGCCTTGGGGCCGTCTGCGGGCTGGGCACCGCTTGGCTTCTCCGCCAAGGCACAGGGGCTGTGTGCGGGAGATGGCGGCGGGGGAAGGGGCCTGCTGGGCACAGCCAGGTGATTGCCCGCAGGGGTGCCCACAGGGGTGGCACTGGCTGGTCCCCTGAAAGGCCTGGGCTCCCGCTTGGGCGGTGGCGGCCTCTGCGGGGCAGGTCTCTTGGCGAGCGCGGCACTCACAGGCCGAGGGTCCTGCCCCCCGGCGTGCGGGGCGGAGAGGCCGCTCTGCGCCTGTGACCCTGGGCCTGGCGGCGGCAGTGGGACGGCAGGTGCGTGGTCCTCGGAGTATCTGTAATCACGGGGGAGGGTCCCTGCCCTGCCTCGGCCCTCCTGGGGCACCTCTGGGGCTTCCGGGGCGTGGGATGGCTCAGACCCCTGGGCCGGGTGCTGCAGGCCCCGATGTGCTCCTGGACCGTCTTCCGGACACTGGGCATCTGCTTGTCTAGAGGAAGAACGAATCACAATGAGCAgccatcctagctggtttggctcagtggatagagcgttggcctgcacactgaagggtcccgggctcgatccccagtgtggggcatgtaggaggcagccgatcaatgattctctctcatcactgatgtttctgtctctctctccctctcccttcctttaataaaatatattttaaaaataaattaaataatttgttaaaagATAAAATGCCATAccattaataatttataaaaaaaataaaaatagcaaccgATTCCAATGAACACCTTCTTCCCAAACAGGGCTAGACCCAGAGCTTGCGAATCTCCTCGAATCGCTGTAAGGAATTAAACCCGTAGGCATTTTCCCACGCCCGTGCCCATCGCGATTCCCAATGCCAGGTCTTGAGTCCAAGCACACGCTGGGCACCGTGAGGCCATAGATGGGCATGTCCCACCACAGGGCGGGAGGTATggaaaacacacgcacacacgtgacATATAGGCTCACGTGCAAGCCCACACAAGCTGCATTTGGGAGCAAAAATCAAAATTTACACAAACCCTTTTAGAAAACAATGTTTGTGAAAATTCTCATACATAGGTctattcagaaatatttatttcatgctGCAACAATATTTTTATGTGGCTTATTTCATCCAGGAAATCGCCACATACAAAGAGATAGAACTTTCTAAGACGGGTCGCAAATGAACTGATTAATAAAGCCTTTCAAATCAGTGGCAtagtattaaaaatgaaaagaaagacttGCATTTGAAAGCTGCAACCATTCGCTGATCTTTTCAAATTCTTACCCATTTCCATATCCATAATCCATTTCTGTCTTCCCATGATATATACATGCatttacatgcatatacatacacacataaacatgCCTACAAAACCATGCATACATGCTTCACACACACGTTCATCCGTGCCGCAGCTAAAGCTCAAGGCATTAACAACTATTCCATTTGCAACAAACCAGCCGGCCACACCTTTGCTGACACACTGCCTCTTGCGACCCAACACAGCAATAAAATGAGCGCGCTGACTCTCCCAGGAAGGCAAGAGCTGTCCGTTGAAGTGACCAGCTCTGCGCTGTTAaaggtgccctgcccagggcagcAAACCAGGAACCAGCGAGTAGAGACGGGTGCCCATCAGACCTGCAACTTATTAACCAGCAACGGGAGAGGACACGTTTCCCTGACGACCAGCGCCCCTTGTGGCTGAGGGATGAACTGCACCCCAGGACATGCTACTGGGCCTGGGAATTACACATGTTCCAACCCTGTCTTGGGTACTAAGTGGCAAGTGTCCTGTCCATGTCCCTCTTGCTATGTCCTCAGGAGAAAGGTCCCTCCAGGTTCAGTGGATGCTTCAGAGCCAGCCGGGGCCGCAGTCCAAACCCTGCACTACGGCAAGTCCAAGGGCAGGACCCTGCTCCCAGCCAGAAACTGGAATTCCTCACATCTGACAGGACAAGTTCGTCCTCTGCTCCCAGGAGGCTGTGGGCACCGCCTCCGCTTAGAAACAAGCTGAGAAAACAGCCGAGGGTAAGACCTTAGTATTAACCTGGTGTGGgaagtcagatttttaaaaaatgggtattaGGTACACACCAAGACAAACTGGAAGTTATCAAAACAACCTGAACGTGGCAATGAGTGTTTTAGAAAACAACGCACAGCCAAGCAGCTGTGTGGACAAAATTCAGAACGGCAGTGGTACTGTCCACGCG
The sequence above is a segment of the Myotis daubentonii chromosome X, mMyoDau2.1, whole genome shotgun sequence genome. Coding sequences within it:
- the SHROOM2 gene encoding protein Shroom2 isoform X8, with the translated sequence MEGAEPRARPERLAEAEGRTADGGRLVEVQLNGGAPWGFTLKGGREHGEPLVITKVEEGSKAAAADKLLAGDEIVGINDIGLSGFRQEAICLVKGSHKTLKLVVKRRNELSWRPHSWHATKFSDSHPETPTCQLPSAGACPSWHGRHHARQADAQCPEDGPGAHRGLQHPAQGSEPSHAPEAPEVPQEGRGRAGTLPRDYRYSEDHAPAVPLPPPGPGSQAQSGLSAPHAGGQDPRPVSAALAKRPAPQRPPPPKREPRPFRGPASATPVGTPAGNHLAVPSRPLPPPPSPAHSPCALAEKPSGAQPADGPKAPGEQDRQRVDEHPACPKREALLPSKFRPLQTSAMETSRSPSPQFAPQKLTDKPPLLIQDDSSTRIERVIDNTTVKMVPIKIVHSESQPERESRQGLARAAEPPALPSGLERDQIKTLSTSEQSYSRFCLYSRPGTEPQPRAQPPAAPDGRASPPALSYGKARERTAEDLKSEELAREIVCKDRSLADILDPSVKVRTTMDLMEGIFPKDQQLLEEAQQRRKLLPKVPSPRAAEDKREEPSVPSAVSLATNSAYYSTSAPKAELLIKMKDLQEQQEPEEDSGSDLDHDLSVKKQELIDSIGRKLQVLRGARESLLEDIQANSALGDEVEAIVKDVCKPNEFDKFRMFIGDLDKVVNLLLSLSGRLARVENALNNLDDSASPGDRQSLLEKQRVLVQQHEDAKELKENLDRRERVVFDILASYLGDESLADYEYFVKMKSALIIEQRELEDKIHLGEEQLKCLVDSLQPERSK
- the SHROOM2 gene encoding protein Shroom2 isoform X9, with amino-acid sequence MEGAEPRARPERLAEAEGRTADGGRLVEVQLNGGAPWGFTLKGGREHGEPLVITKVEEGSKAAAADKLLAGDEIVGINDIGLSGFRQEAICLVKGSHKTLKLVVKRQADAQCPEDGPGAHRGLQHPAQGSEPSHAPEAPEVPQEGRGRAGTLPRDYRYSEDHAPAVPLPPPGPGSQAQSGLSAPHAGGQDPRPVSAALAKRPAPQRPPPPKREPRPFRGPASATPVGTPAGNHLAVPSRPLPPPPSPAHSPCALAEKPSGAQPADGPKAPGEQDRQRVDEHPACPKREALLPSKFRPLQTSAMETSRSPSPQFAPQKLTDKPPLLIQDDSSTRIERVIDNTTVKMVPIKIVHSESQPERESRQGLARAAEPPALPSGLERDQIKTLSTSEQSYSRFCLYSRPGTEPQPRAQPPAAPDGRASPPALSYGKARERTAEDLKSEELAREIVCKDRSLADILDPSVKVRTTMDLMEGIFPKDQQLLEEAQQRRKLLPKVPSPRAAEDKREEPSVPSAVSLATNSAYYSTSAPKAELLIKMKDLQEQQEPEEDSGSDLDHDLSVKKQELIDSIGRKLQVLRGARESLLEDIQANSALGDEVEAIVKDVCKPNEFDKFRMFIGDLDKVVNLLLSLSGRLARVENALNNLDDSASPGDRQSLLEKQRVLVQQHEDAKELKENLDRRERVVFDILASYLGDESLADYEYFVKMKSALIIEQRELEDKIHLGEEQLKCLVDSLQPERSK
- the SHROOM2 gene encoding protein Shroom2 isoform X11 — its product is METSRSPSPQFAPQKLTDKPPLLIQDDSSTRIERVIDNTTVKMVPIKIVHSESQPERESRQGLARAAEPPALPSGLERDQIKTLSTSEQSYSRFCLYSRPGTEPQPRAQPPAAPDGRASPPALSYGKARERTAEDLKSEELAREIVCKDRSLADILDPSVKVRTTMDLMEGIFPKDQQLLEEAQQRRKLLPKVPSPRAAEDKREEPSVPSAVSLATNSAYYSTSAPKAELLIKMKDLQEQQEPEEDSGSDLDHDLSVKKQELIDSIGRKLQVLRGARESLLEDIQANSALGDEVEAIVKDVCKPNEFDKFRMFIGDLDKVVNLLLSLSGRLARVENALNNLDDSASPGDRQSLLEKQRVLVQQHEDAKELKENLDRRERVVFDILASYLGDESLADYEYFVKMKSALIIEQRELEDKIHLGEEQLKCLVDSLQPERSK
- the SHROOM2 gene encoding protein Shroom2 isoform X10, with the translated sequence MFTRGHGHRPPQTSTNRQADAQCPEDGPGAHRGLQHPAQGSEPSHAPEAPEVPQEGRGRAGTLPRDYRYSEDHAPAVPLPPPGPGSQAQSGLSAPHAGGQDPRPVSAALAKRPAPQRPPPPKREPRPFRGPASATPVGTPAGNHLAVPSRPLPPPPSPAHSPCALAEKPSGAQPADGPKAPGEQDRQRVDEHPACPKREALLPSKFRPLQTSAMETSRSPSPQFAPQKLTDKPPLLIQDDSSTRIERVIDNTTVKMVPIKIVHSESQPERESRQGLARAAEPPALPSGLERDQIKTLSTSEQSYSRFCLYSRPGTEPQPRAQPPAAPDGRASPPALSYGKARERTAEDLKSEELAREIVCKDRSLADILDPSVKVRTTMDLMEGIFPKDQQLLEEAQQRRKLLPKVPSPRAAEDKREEPSVPSAVSLATNSAYYSTSAPKAELLIKMKDLQEQQEPEEDSGSDLDHDLSVKKQELIDSIGRKLQVLRGARESLLEDIQANSALGDEVEAIVKDVCKPNEFDKFRMFIGDLDKVVNLLLSLSGRLARVENALNNLDDSASPGDRQSLLEKQRVLVQQHEDAKELKENLDRRERVVFDILASYLGDESLADYEYFVKMKSALIIEQRELEDKIHLGEEQLKCLVDSLQPERSK